A window from Equus caballus isolate H_3958 breed thoroughbred chromosome 8, TB-T2T, whole genome shotgun sequence encodes these proteins:
- the C8H22orf39 gene encoding synaptic plasticity regulator PANTS — MADGGGWRPPRPCEAYRAEWELCRSAGHFLHHYYVHGERPACEQWRRDLASCRAWEERRSAGAQRSLCESERARVEAARKHALVWAPRQSPPADWHLPLPQEEKDQ; from the exons ATGGCTGACGGCGGCGGCTGGCGG CCGCCACGCCCCTGCGAGGCCTACCGCGCGGAATGGGAGCTGTGCCGCAGCGCCGGGCACTTCCTGCACCACTACTACGTCCACGGCGAGCGGCCGGCCTGCGAGCAGTGGCGGCGCGACCTGGCCAGCTGCCGCGCGTGGGAGGAGCGCCGGAGCGCCGGAGCCCAG CGGTCCCTCTGCGAGAGCGAGCGTGCAAGAGTCGAGGCTGCACGGAAGCATGCCCTCGTGTGGGCCCCAAGGCAGAGCCCCCCGGCAGACTGGCACCTCCCTCTGCCACAGGAGGAGAAGGACCAGTGA